Proteins encoded within one genomic window of Deltaproteobacteria bacterium:
- a CDS encoding phosphotransacetylase family protein — MQALYITSTTPTSGKTALCYGLAARMRQDGLRVGYFQPLVILKQDGSGDAISKDASFMRAALNLKESQEVLSPVIIDAAGLEKALGGQPSNYAERIEQAFVEVAKDKDVLLIEGAATLNEGLLLDLPPQALAARFNTRVLVVIKYSDELALDGLLAAKVQFGASLLGAVLNEVPLPNLQFVEHSVVPFLLSRRVPVYATLPRERLLMALTVNEIAEFLGAEILNSPEQGDQLVENFLVGAMSVDAALSYFRRQPHKAVITGGDRSDIQLAALETSTRCIVLTGNIPPGAVILSRAEELAVPLLLAKQDTLSVVEILEQYFGRIHFHQPHKVAFYQELLAKYFDFPRFYADLKINQE; from the coding sequence ATGCAAGCCCTTTATATCACATCTACTACTCCGACCAGCGGCAAAACCGCGTTGTGTTACGGGCTGGCGGCACGTATGCGACAGGACGGCCTACGGGTAGGATATTTCCAGCCCCTGGTGATTTTGAAGCAGGACGGCAGCGGAGATGCTATCAGTAAGGATGCCAGCTTTATGCGCGCCGCTCTTAACCTCAAGGAGAGTCAAGAAGTCTTATCGCCAGTAATAATTGACGCCGCGGGGTTGGAAAAAGCCCTGGGGGGCCAACCCAGCAATTATGCCGAGCGGATCGAGCAGGCGTTTGTCGAAGTGGCAAAAGATAAAGATGTTCTGTTGATTGAAGGCGCTGCCACATTGAACGAGGGGCTGCTGCTCGATCTGCCCCCTCAGGCGCTTGCCGCCCGTTTTAATACCCGGGTCTTGGTAGTGATAAAATATAGTGATGAACTGGCTCTAGATGGCTTGCTGGCCGCCAAAGTTCAGTTTGGCGCCAGCCTCTTGGGGGCGGTCCTCAACGAAGTGCCGCTACCCAATCTGCAATTCGTCGAGCACTCAGTAGTGCCTTTCCTCCTGAGCCGCAGGGTGCCGGTATATGCCACTCTGCCCCGGGAACGGCTGCTGATGGCCCTTACAGTAAATGAAATCGCTGAATTTTTGGGAGCCGAGATTTTGAATTCCCCTGAGCAGGGGGACCAATTGGTGGAGAACTTCCTGGTCGGGGCCATGAGTGTAGACGCGGCCCTGTCATATTTCCGTCGCCAGCCCCACAAAGCGGTGATAACGGGCGGTGATCGCTCCGATATTCAGTTGGCAGCCCTCGAAACCTCCACCCGCTGCATCGTTCTTACCGGCAATATCCCTCCCGGAGCGGTAATTTTGAGCCGGGCCGAAGAATTGGCCGTGCCGCTGCTGCTAGCCAAACAAGACACCCTGAGCGTAGTGGAGATCCTGGAGCAGTATTTTGGTCGGATACATTTCCATCAGCCTCATAAGGTGGCTTTTTATCAAGAATTATTAGCCAAATATTTTGATTTCCCTCGCTTCTATGCTGACCTAAAAATTAATCAAGAATAA